The genomic DNA CTCTATGTAAAGTTAGAACATGCTTTTGCATTTGCTACCCACCGGTTGGCAATCAAGATCTTTTTGAAAGGACGTTTTCCGACCTTCAGCTCGGTATTGCCGTCGAAAAGATGGACCAAATTACCATGTTGAGCAACAGTAGAATATTGGCCGCCACAGGGTGTCCGATTTGCGGCTACCATATGATGCGCTCGGGTGAGGCGGTGGGGTTTGATATATTGGGGCATTGCGAGAGCACCCCGATTGATAAGAATACCTCTTATGGGTCGCATTCTGGTAAGTGTCACAAGAATATacaaaggaggaaaatgaTGCTTCAATAAAAACTATCCTCTTGCATGTTGCATCTTTACACATCAGGGCCTATTATACCGTTGTCACCAGATACTAAGAGGCCTCCATCCACAGATGTTGTCCAGTTGACCAGCATGGCGTCTGTCAATTGATGTCGTTCGGCTATAGTTCTTTCCGACGATGCACGAAACTtgttattattattaattATCATCACCGACGGTCAGGCCCGCGGACGGAgcaactgctgctgcttgcAACAACATGTAATTTCAAATTTACAtttttcttcccctttAATTATCATTTTCGTACACCAATCACTTATCTTAAATATAATAGACCTCCGAGAATCCTACACTCACTACTTAaaacttcctcctctcctctttctgtAAGTCACTCTCCCCCTACCTTTCCCAGCTCAAAATGTAATGGGTCACAGTAATAATACTACGAGTACATCTAAATATTCATCTCAAATGTACTATTTAAAACGATTGTATTATCCAGTATTATCCGTCCCATTCCTACAAACTTCCATCTCCTATTGAATATTTATCTCGATCGCACTGATGATTCTGGCTTTTGCTCTTCGTCAGCTTACTCCATCTGGCATTCATGTTAATTTCGTCACTTTCTCGGCAACACCATCACCTTCATTATCATCTTCACAGGCAACgtcatcgccatcgccatcatccttgTCACTTCCTGTTATATTCCGCGTTTGCGCAAATTGCAATTTCTTCAGCATTTCAGGATGTACTCTCGTCGTCAGCAGTAACAGAGCGTCAGTAATGTGCATCTCGAAGATTCACAAAGCTTTAGAACATGTTTATCTGAGACATATCGCTTCAACATTTTCATTCACTTCATGATCTCCTCCGCTCCCCGACCACTTCACTTCCAGCAATATTTATTCTTCCAGGAATCATCAGCCATCTCCATAACATTCTTGAAATCTATTCTGTAAATGAGATGTGTGCGTGGACGCACACTATTTATCTCCAAAGTTCCGAAGAACCAACCTGACGGCCTTGGCTCGTCGGTAACAGTACCTAGAGACACTGATGACCTCCGTCTTACGGGTTGAAAAGAGATCGGATTTGAAGAATCGAAGGATGAAATCTGTCGTTAGACCACAAGATTTTTATGCCCAGAGAGTGGAAAATCGAGATCCGGAAACGCTCCCTAATTAATCGTTGACACGGTCAGTGGTCCGGATCTCAATTAAGATGACTGTAATCCTGCCCAGATATGCTCCCATTTTGCCACCTGAAGCCGTCTTACGCGATTTGTGACCAAAGTGCCTTTTTCTGCAGAAATCTTTTTCAGGAACATCAGGGTATTCCCTCATTCGTTTATCAATACTGCACCATGTGCGCCACTCGATGACCTCCACTTTTCGCTCCACCTCCGTATACATATTAGCACTTGAAAATTTTCTCCTGCAGACAGCGGAAGAGGGCAAATATACAACGACGCTGGTACAACAGTTAATAAACAAATGACCAAGGGGTGTTCGGCAGTGTTCGGATAAACCCTCagaagggggagagggaggtTGGTTCGGCGGATCATCGTTTGAATCATCAGCAGCTGTTTCCAATGCCAGGCACTCTTCTGAAATCGTTCATTTATTCCAAGGGCTGCCGCACCCACCCAAAATCCTTTCTAATGCCGGAAATATACGGACTTTTGATGAATGAGAGGgcaaaacaaaaagaaaaaagaaaaaagtaGCGCGACGACCTAAATAACGACCTTCGGcaaggtggtggagataCGGTTTTACTCTCATCTGATCTCCAGATAAGAAAAAGTGTAGTATCGTAACTATCTTGACTTTTGATCCGATCGTGTCGGAACTCTAGTTCTGATCTTACTAGTTatctctctcttcaccGCCCTTATCTCGACGCACATTTGGCAGACAATTACCTGCTTCACTCGACGGAGCGGCGATACAGTGTTACGATCCACAGGATATCAGCTTGAACACAGAAGGACAGCGCTTGCCTAATATAAAGAAGGTGATTACTTTAGGCTTCCCTCACGTCTTTTCATGCTTACAATCGATCTTTTGGCCGTTCCATAGCTCAAATACGGCATTGCATATATCGCGCCATTTCAGACCTCAACATGTCAGATATCGAGAAGGGACTCCAGCCTCTTGATGCCCCTAAGGTTTCAGACTCATACGAGGGTCTCCCTACCGTTGATGCGGGAGTTTATTCTGGAAAGCACAACGCTGGAGAACCGACCAGTCGCTGGGCGAAATTTGATGAGCTGAATAGGAAGTTGGAGCACAAGATGGGTATTGAGTCGGTGAGTATACGAAAACGAGGCCAGCGATGTATAGTCCATGGTCTGACTCCACGATAAGAGAGGCATCGAACGCGTTTCTGAGTCTGATCGTACGGATACGCGACTTGTGAGTTACACTTTGCGATTGTTACTGAAATCCTTCTTAACCATCAATTTCCCGGTTTAGCATGGAAACCTTTTCATATGGGCAAGTGCCAACACGGTGCTGCCTACGCTAGGTAAGGTCATTCAGCTTTGAGGCTCCATAAGGCTGATCAGGACTGGGCAGGCGTCGGTATCCTTGGTCCACTCCTTTTTGGCCTTGGCCTGGGAGATTCGATGTTGTCagtctttttcttcaacGCTGCTACCGCCTGCATTCCGGCTTTCATGTCTACTTTCGGACCCAAACTTGGCCTTCGTCAAATGACTTCAGCGAGGTACTCGTGGGGTTTCTGGGGGGCAAAGTTAGTAGCCTTACTCAACTGCATCGCGTGTGTTGGCTGGTCCATCGTAAACACCATATCTGGCGCTCAAACCCTTGTGGCGGTCTCCGAATACAAGATCTCCGCTGCGGTGGGCGTTGTAATTATTGCCCTCGTCACACTTTTCATTGGCCTCTTTGGCTATCGATTTGTACACCAATATGAAAGATACTCTTGGTTACCTACTTTCATCACATTCCTTGTCATGCTTGGTGTGTCGGCGAAGCATTTGGCAAATGTGCCTTGGGGAGTTGGTCAGGCAGAAGCCGCCGGAGTGTTATCCTTCGGTGGAACCATATGGGGTTTTGCCATCGGTTGGTCTTCACTTTCAAGCGATTTCAATGTCTATATGCCAGCGGAAGCCAAGAGCTGGAAGGTTTTCGCCTGGACGTATACGGGATTGATCTTTCCTCTTGTGCTGGTTGAATGGCTCGGTGCTGCTATAGGTTGCGCTGCTTTGGTCGTCACCGACTGGAGTGACGCCTATCACGAGCATGAACTTGGTGGTCTTGTTGGTGCCGTATTCAGTAAGTGACATATCTAAGAAGACGATGCTCGCTGACTGTATATTAGTCCCTTCTATGCACAACGGAGGGAAGTTTTTCATGACTCTTCTAGTGCTATCTGTCGTCGCCAATAAGTATGTAGTCTCTTTTTTAtatcatcctttccactgAGCTAACTGTACAATGAAAGTACCGTGAATGTGTACTCTATGGGTTTGAGTGTATCTGTGATTTCCAACTGGTTGGCTGCTATTCCTCGACTTGTGTGGCCATGCGTGATTACTGCCATTTATATCCCAGTAGCTATCGTGGGTGCAAGCTCATTTGCTACCTCTCTCGAAAACTTCCTCAACGTCCTCGGATACTGGCTTTCTATCTATGCTACTGTGGTAATTGAAGAacatttcatcttccgcaaAGGGCGGTATGAAAATTACGAAGCGGCCAGCACTTGGAACAGATCTGACAGATTGCCTGTGGGATTTGCCGCTATCGCTGCCGGCTGCTGTGGAGCTGCTGGTGCTGTTTTAGGCATGGCTCAGGCGTGGTTCACTGGTCCCAGTAAGTTCTTTCATATTGTTAAGACTTGACTAACATCTCGTATCCCACAGTTGGTAAAAAGGTCGGCGGCACGGCTGACCCGTCCGGTGGTGATATTGGATGGCTCTTAGCATTCGTGAGTCGCAAGCTATCTGGGCGAACTAATAACAATCAATGCTTATATGTTCGTATAGGCCTTCACTGGTGTTACTTATCCTGCGTTCCGAGTACTCGAAAAGAAATGGCTCCGTCGATAAGGTCTGCCGACTATAGATTTCAATTTCCGTAATTTTGCTTTAGATTGTTTTACAGTCATTAGATCAGTACTTATCCTGCGTTCCCAATACTCAAATAGAAAAGGCCCCGTCGACAAGACCCGCCGACTATGTCTTCAATTTTGGTAGTTTTGTTTTAGATTTGTTTTACCATTATTAGATCAGTTGTTGAAGGGTGAGATGCCTGCCTGTGAAGGCCTAATGACTTTACGGATATCCAGGGATTGAGGAGTATAGGGTGGGGATGTCGAAGCATAAATCTGATATGCATTGACATAAGCTCTTCACTTATGATCCGCCCAAACACACTAACAAATATTATTGTAATTTGGAGAGATCTTGCGCGAAGGGAGACATAATAAAACTAGAAAAACGGACAATGGATGATAAACAGTCAGCTCTTCTCTAACCACGGTTGGCCATAGACATCATGACGGAAATTTTGATACATGATTGAACCTTGGGATAATAGGATCTTTGAGATCAGTCGTCGCCTTCGAAGCTGTGCGAAATGAAGACCAACGAGCcgaatggaaagaggaacgAAGGATGGCACATATAAGCACTGTAGAATGTAGCCAGACATTGAGTTTCATTGTATCAAAGCGGGGCTTTGAACGGACTACGTTATTGCGCACGTTGTATCGCCTCCAGTTATAATATGATGGCGGTGTAGTCAGTGCTTAACCTTTGCACCAATTAGGGAGTTATAGTTACGAACATGAGTTTTTAAGCAAATTCTCTGCGACCAGATGAAGATAAACTCTGTCAAGAGTCATGGCTGCTTGTGATCATGATTTGTGGATGGTGATTGTAAAGGCTACTTGAAAAAATACTTTTGAGTGCGCCTACATGTAACTCCTTAGAAATTCTGTTTACATTGCGTCGGGGTGATTGGAATCAAAGGCACGCACTGTTCATTTGTGCCAGCGTCAACGGGATTAGTATAACTGAGGAAAGCCGGCCTCTAACATCAATGCATGAACGTATGTCCATATGTCGAGCCGGGTCGTCCCAGAAAATCTCGTAAACTTGTTCCACTGACCCATTGGTAGACCTTAATCGACCCAGATGCTTCTAATAATCATGAATTTTGCTCCTTACATCGATAAGATACATTTCGTCAGGAAATCAACATCGTCAAGCATTATCTTCCCCGCTTCGACACCAGTATGGATAGCAGATGTGAAGGAGGAATAGTTCTCAATACGTACGGCGTCATGTAATCCGCCTTCGTTCGCCCTCGAAATGTTCTCGTGGAGGATATTCGTCCAAGTCGAGGAGGTCATGCAGGGTACCAGAACTATTGATCATtcttgtcatcatcatcaaacGGTGTTGGAAGTCGGCGTTCGTATCACGGAGACAAGGCTGCCAATCATCTACCTGGCGGTTACTAGGAGTGAATTGATTGGGAGGCTCAGCGAAGTCGTTCAAGATGACGATCCTGGGCTTTCGAGAGGCTCGTGTCGAGCCTACGAGCAAGCGCTTCTTGTAAACAGGAGCAGTATCTGATGATATGTATATGCCTGGCAGCCGGAAATGGTGGAAG from Cryptococcus neoformans var. neoformans JEC21 chromosome 3 sequence includes the following:
- a CDS encoding cytosine-purine permease, putative, with the protein product MSDIEKGLQPLDAPKVSDSYEGLPTVDAGVYSGKHNAGEPTSRWAKFDELNRKLEHKMGIESRGIERVSESDRTDTRLHGNLFIWASANTVLPTLGVGILGPLLFGLGLGDSMLSVFFFNAATACIPAFMSTFGPKLGLRQMTSARYSWGFWGAKLVALLNCIACVGWSIVNTISGAQTLVAVSEYKISAAVGVVIIALVTLFIGLFGYRFVHQYERYSWLPTFITFLVMLGVSAKHLANVPWGVGQAEAAGVLSFGGTIWGFAIGWSSLSSDFNVYMPAEAKSWKVFAWTYTGLIFPLVLVEWLGAAIGCAALVVTDWSDAYHEHELGGLVGAVFIPSMHNGGKFFMTLLVLSVVANNTVNVYSMGLSVSVISNWLAAIPRLVWPCVITAIYIPVAIVGASSFATSLENFLNVLGYWLSIYATVVIEEHFIFRKGRYENYEAASTWNRSDRLPVGFAAIAAGCCGAAGAVLGMAQAWFTGPIGKKVGGTADPSGGDIGWLLAFAFTGVTYPAFRVLEKKWLRR